One region of Oryza sativa Japonica Group chromosome 10, ASM3414082v1 genomic DNA includes:
- the LOC9267812 gene encoding zinc finger BED domain-containing protein RICESLEEPER 2-like — MGDTDETVACEINHTQSQDTKTGVSTTGVVDASKDKEEQQQSKDEEKADEESRKRKPMALRSDVWESFSKVKLANGDERAKCKWCTKLFHCGSRTNGTSSLKAHLKICKKNPNKPVVDNQGTLQLTPCDGNSTLGTVTTWKFDPDKLRRCFAEMIIEDEQPFVLSERSGLRKFMTLACPRFVLPSRRTITRACVKVYEDEKEKLKKFFKDNCVRVCLTTDTWTAKNSQNFMCVTAHFIDNEWNLQKKIIGFFLVKGHRGEDIGKSLENCLAEWGIDKVFTITVDNASANNNAIKYMRRVLNESKGCVAEGEYIHMRCAAHIINLIVGDGLKEIGTSIQRVRAAVKFIRCGTSRLVKFKKCAELAKVQSKAFLNLDICTRWNSTYLMLNAAEKYQKAFERYSDEDPYYKLELEGENGPGVPTRADWEKARKMADFLEHFYDLTLRVSVQSRTTSHTYFHEIADVLLLLREWSHSEDKLSKEMGTRMLMKYYKYWGEKYGERQGDREKRGEKDKGDQLLNFTVFFCVAIDPRYKLSNCIRMGIKVMFGDTVGEKVWETVNTYFRALFEEYKEMYTPKDKAPQPTESESTAETSKRVSCRWMSVITQQLNSEGGSGTIKSEVDKYLSEDNEPDTPKFDILKWWKANSTRFPILSHLACDLLAIPITSVASESAFSAGGRTLDDFRTSLTPRMVERLVCANDWLRGGNYVSVEEDSEQMALLEEELGDLSISKEDTPAATQ, encoded by the exons ATGGGGGACACAGATGAAACTGTTGCTTGTGAGATTAATCACACTCAATCTCAAGACACTAAAACCGGAGTGTCAACTACTGGAGTGGTAGATGCAAGCAAGGacaaggaggagcagcagcagtccAAGGATGAAGAGAAAGCTGATGAAGAatccagaaaaagaaaaccaatggCTCTAAGATCTGATGTATGGGAAAGTTTCAGCAAGGTCAAACTTGCTAATGGGGACGAGAGGGCCAAGTGCAAGTGGTGTACCAAGCTATTTCATTGCGGCTCAAGAACAAATGGTACGTCATCCTTGAAAGCTCATCTAAAGATTTGCAAAAAGAATCCTAACAAACCAGTAGTTGATAATCAAGGAACTTTGCAACTGACACCATGTGATGGCAATAGTACTCTTGGTACTGTGACCACTTGGAAATTTGATCCAGATAAACTTAGAAGGTGTTTTGCTGAGATGATAATTGAAGATGAACAACCATTTGTCCTATCTGAGCGTTCTGGTCTTAGGAAATTTATGACTTTAGCATGTCCACGATTTGTTCTGCCATCTAGAAGAACAATCACTAGAGCTTGTGTTAAAGTATATGAAGATGAGAAAGAAAAGCTTAAGAAATTTTTTAAGGACAATTGTGTAAGAGTTTGCCTCACAACTGATACATGGACTGCTAAGAACAGCCAAAACTTCATGTGTGTTACAGCCCATTTCATTGACAATGAGTGGAACCTACAGAAGAAAattattggtttttttttggttaaggGACATAGAGGGGAGGACATTGGAAAATCATTAGAGAACTGCTTGGCTGAGTGGGGCATTGACAAGGTTTTTACAATAACAGTAGACAATGCTAGTGCAAACAATAATGCAATTAAGTATATGAGAAGGGTCTTGAATGAGTCAAAAGGTTGTGTTGCTGAAGGAGAGTACATTCATATGCGCTGTGCTGCTCATATTATCAACCTAATAGTAGGTGATGGCTTGAAGGAAATTGGTACATCAATTCAACGTGTCCGTGCTGCTGTTAAGTTTATCAGATGTGGAACATCTAGGTTGGTAAAATTTAAGAAATGTGCTGAGTTAGCCAAGGTACAGAGCAAAGCATTTCTAAACTTAGATATTTGCACTAGATGGAACTCAACCTATCTTATGTTAAATGCTGCAGAGAAGTACCAAAAAGCATTTGAAAGATATAGTGATGAAGACCCATACTACAAATTAGAATTAGAAGGAGAGAATGGTCCAGGGGTACCAACAAGAGCAGATTGGGAGAAGGCTAGGAAGATGGCTGATTTTCTTGAACACTTTTATGACCTCACTCTCCGTGTTTCTGTACAAAGTCGTACAACATCTCACACTTATTTCCATGAGATTGCTGATGTATTACTTCTGTTGAGAGAATGGTCTCATAGTGAAGACAAGTTGAGCAAGGAAATGGGTACAAGAATGCTAATGAAGTACTACAAGTATTGGGGAGAGAAGTATGGTGAGAGGCAAGGGgacagagagaagagaggagagaaagataAGGGGGATCAACTACTCAACTTCACTGTCTTCTTCTGTGTTGCTATTGATCCTAGATACAAACTATCAAATTGCATTAGAATGGGAATTAAGGTGATGTTTGGGGATACAGTAGGAGAAAAAGTATGGGAAACAGTGAATACCTATTTTCGTGCTTTGTTTGAAGAGTACAAGGAAATGTATACCCCAAAAGATAAGGCACCACAACCTACTGAATCTGAATCTACAGCTGAAACCAGCAAAAGAGTGAGTTGTAGGTGGATGTCAGTAATTACTCAGCAACTTAACAGTGAGGGTGGAAGTGGAACTATCAAATCTGAGGTAGACAAGTATCTATCAGAAGATAATGAGCCGGACACACCAAAATTTGACATTCTAAAGTGGTGGAAGGCCAATTCAACAAGATTCCCAATATTATCTCATTTGGCCTGTGATCTTTTGGCAATTCCTATCACCTCAGTTGCCTCTGAATCAGCCTTCAGTGCTGGTGGGCGAACTCTAGATGACTTTAGGACCTCACTAACCCCAAGAATGGTTGAGCGTCTTGTTTGTGCTAATGATTGGCTTCGTGGAGGAAACTATGTTAGTGTTGAAGAGGACAGCGAACAAATGGCTTTGCTTGAGGAAG AACTTGGTGACCTATCTATTTCCAAGGAAGATACTCCAGCTGCAACTCAGTAA